A genomic segment from Neobacillus sp. YX16 encodes:
- a CDS encoding YaaC family protein: MASDFKGWKSYASFFSAEHCQTYLKNKYKKWNIDNPEQKSYENCYAFLYYLEHGQIYYQQAENAPLILKPILLFYGFVHLIKACILTIDPAYPETTSVLAHGVSTRKRKKQNYQFFQDEVKFQKNGLFPFMSEKMFHMKQLEGDKITMEELLELIPELDELFLVHESKSTFTPIYTLNGQLAVPEKILDHYHMTEDRLKEFLTSKSGNQIEFSNEGLLFQFNKSTFTGISPIKFNLESSSFALPLKKENLFVFPELMVHYLLLYNLSMIARYETEWWSELTKMMPNRDYPFIKTFLEITLHKGPFLIYEYLMS, from the coding sequence TTGGCATCAGACTTTAAAGGATGGAAAAGCTATGCAAGTTTTTTTTCTGCAGAGCATTGCCAGACCTATTTAAAAAACAAATATAAAAAGTGGAATATCGATAACCCTGAACAAAAAAGCTATGAAAACTGCTATGCCTTTCTCTATTATCTCGAGCATGGGCAAATTTATTATCAACAGGCAGAAAATGCACCGCTTATCCTAAAACCCATCCTACTTTTTTACGGTTTCGTACATTTAATAAAAGCATGTATATTAACGATAGACCCGGCATATCCAGAAACGACATCTGTTTTAGCTCATGGAGTCTCAACTAGAAAAAGAAAAAAACAGAATTACCAATTTTTCCAAGATGAAGTGAAGTTTCAAAAGAACGGACTTTTTCCATTTATGTCAGAGAAAATGTTTCATATGAAACAATTGGAAGGGGATAAAATTACGATGGAGGAGCTCCTAGAGCTCATTCCTGAATTAGATGAACTATTTTTGGTACATGAGTCCAAAAGCACTTTTACACCCATATATACTCTGAATGGGCAACTGGCAGTACCAGAAAAGATATTGGATCACTATCATATGACCGAAGATAGATTAAAGGAGTTTCTTACATCAAAATCAGGAAATCAGATTGAGTTTTCAAATGAAGGACTTTTGTTTCAATTCAACAAAAGTACGTTTACTGGGATTTCACCGATTAAATTTAATCTAGAAAGCAGTTCCTTTGCACTGCCGCTGAAGAAGGAAAATTTATTTGTTTTCCCAGAGCTGATGGTCCATTATCTCTTGCTTTATAATTTAAGTATGATCGCAAGATATGAAACAGAATGGTGGAGTGAGCTAACAAAAATGATGCCAAATCGTGATTATCCCTTTATTAAAACCTTCTTGGAGATTACGCTGCATAAAGGACCGTTTTTGATATATGAGTACTTGATGAGTTAA
- the guaB gene encoding IMP dehydrogenase — MWESKFAKEGLTFDDVLLIPGKSEVLPRDVNLQVELSPKVKLNIPIISAGMDTVTEAEMAISMARQGGLGIIHKNMTIEQQAEQVEKVKRSESGVITDPFYLTPEHQVYDAEHLMGKYRISGVPIVNNLEEQRLVGIITNRDLRFIQDYSFKISDVMTKENLVTAPVGTTLKEAEKILQKYKIEKLPLVDNQGVLKGLITIKDIEKVIEFPNSAKDTQGRLLAGAAVGVTKDTMLRIEKLVKANVDVIVVDTAHGHSKGVLDTVKEIRGQYPDLTIVAGNVATGEATAALIEAGADVVKVGIGPGSICTTRVVAGVGVPQITAVYDCATEARKYGKSIIADGGIKYSGDIVKALAAGGHAVMLGSMLAGVTESPGETEIFQGRRFKVYRGMGSVAAMEKGSKDRYFQEDNKKFVPEGIEGRLPYKGPLAETIYQLIGGLRSGMGYCGTKDLEELRNNAQFVKMSGAGLRESHPHDVQITKEAPNYSLS; from the coding sequence ATGTGGGAGAGTAAATTTGCTAAAGAAGGTTTAACGTTTGACGATGTCCTATTAATTCCTGGTAAATCAGAAGTACTGCCGCGTGATGTAAATCTTCAAGTAGAGTTATCGCCTAAAGTAAAGCTAAATATCCCAATTATTAGTGCAGGGATGGATACCGTAACAGAAGCAGAAATGGCGATTTCTATGGCTCGCCAGGGTGGTCTTGGTATCATCCATAAAAATATGACGATTGAACAGCAGGCAGAACAGGTTGAAAAAGTTAAGAGGTCTGAGAGTGGTGTTATTACCGATCCATTTTACCTAACTCCAGAGCATCAGGTATATGATGCCGAGCATTTAATGGGCAAATATCGGATTTCAGGAGTGCCAATTGTGAATAATCTTGAGGAGCAGAGACTAGTAGGCATCATTACCAATCGTGACCTGCGTTTTATTCAAGATTACTCTTTTAAGATTTCTGATGTGATGACCAAGGAAAATCTTGTAACGGCTCCCGTAGGAACTACTCTAAAAGAGGCAGAGAAAATTCTTCAAAAATATAAAATAGAAAAGCTCCCGTTAGTAGACAATCAAGGTGTGTTGAAGGGGTTAATTACCATTAAGGATATTGAAAAGGTAATTGAGTTTCCAAATTCAGCAAAAGATACGCAGGGTCGCTTATTAGCTGGTGCAGCAGTTGGAGTAACAAAGGATACGATGCTGCGGATTGAAAAGCTGGTAAAGGCTAATGTGGATGTTATAGTCGTAGATACAGCTCATGGTCATTCAAAGGGCGTTCTTGATACCGTTAAGGAGATAAGAGGTCAATATCCTGATTTAACTATAGTTGCAGGGAATGTGGCTACAGGAGAAGCAACTGCGGCATTGATTGAAGCAGGAGCGGATGTCGTTAAGGTTGGAATTGGACCAGGCTCCATTTGTACGACACGTGTAGTGGCAGGTGTAGGCGTGCCGCAAATCACGGCTGTTTATGACTGTGCTACAGAGGCTAGAAAATATGGCAAGTCTATCATTGCAGACGGCGGCATTAAATATTCAGGCGATATCGTGAAGGCACTTGCAGCAGGCGGTCATGCTGTTATGCTGGGAAGCATGCTTGCAGGAGTAACCGAAAGCCCTGGAGAGACAGAAATTTTCCAAGGACGCCGCTTTAAGGTATATCGTGGTATGGGTTCAGTAGCAGCAATGGAAAAGGGTTCAAAGGATCGTTATTTCCAGGAGGATAATAAGAAGTTTGTTCCTGAAGGAATCGAAGGGCGCTTACCTTATAAAGGACCATTAGCTGAAACCATTTACCAATTAATCGGCGGTTTACGTTCCGGCATGGGCTATTGTGGAACAAAGGACCTAGAAGAATTAAGAAATAATGCTCAATTTGTTAAAATGTCAGGGGCAGGACTCCGTGAAAGTCATCCTCATGATGTTCAAATTACAAAAGAGGCACCAAATTACTCATTGTCTTAA
- a CDS encoding D-alanyl-D-alanine carboxypeptidase family protein, which produces MNKLFYRKLIASSLAMIMIFSLFAGINKAEAETVGLDVNASGAILVDADTGMILYEKNSETALGIASMTKMMTEYLLLEAVKEGKVKWNQEYMVSPELSKMSHDNSLSNVFLRVEAKYKVEDLYAAMAIESANAATMAIAEIIGGSEAKFVEMMNNKAAELGLKTYKFVNSSGLNNRDILKHFPEIVGDPDEENIMSAKDVASLASHLLHDFPEVLKTSSVPEKIFAKGTEDEFVMDNWNWMLEGYEELAADYPNYQQFVYDGLDGLKTGSTPFAGYNFTGTAIRDGQRFISVVMNTGSQSERFKETRKILDFAFNNFKKEEIIPKNYQVKGKKTLPVIKGKEDQVKIYTKDAVNMVVKNGEKDNFKTVLTLDKKKVNKQGELTAPIKKGEKVGTLSIQSKEAESLGFLTDKGQNNITVDVIAAEDVEKANWFVLMLRGIGGFFGDLWGGISSTVKGWF; this is translated from the coding sequence GTGAATAAACTTTTTTATCGAAAACTTATCGCCAGTTCCTTGGCAATGATCATGATTTTTAGCCTTTTTGCAGGCATAAATAAAGCAGAGGCAGAAACTGTAGGATTAGATGTTAATGCATCTGGAGCTATATTGGTTGATGCAGATACGGGCATGATACTATACGAAAAGAATTCCGAAACCGCTCTGGGAATTGCAAGTATGACTAAAATGATGACAGAGTACTTACTTTTAGAAGCAGTAAAAGAAGGGAAAGTGAAGTGGAATCAAGAGTACATGGTTTCCCCTGAACTTTCTAAAATGTCGCATGACAATAGTTTAAGTAATGTTTTTCTACGAGTTGAAGCAAAGTATAAGGTAGAAGATTTGTATGCGGCAATGGCCATTGAATCTGCCAATGCTGCTACAATGGCCATTGCTGAAATTATTGGGGGATCTGAAGCAAAATTTGTAGAAATGATGAATAATAAGGCAGCAGAGCTTGGTTTAAAGACGTATAAATTTGTAAACTCTTCAGGTTTAAATAATCGTGATATTTTAAAGCACTTTCCTGAAATAGTGGGTGACCCTGATGAGGAAAACATCATGTCTGCAAAGGATGTTGCGTCCTTAGCATCCCATTTATTACATGACTTCCCAGAGGTACTGAAAACGTCCAGCGTACCAGAAAAGATTTTTGCAAAGGGTACGGAAGATGAATTTGTAATGGACAACTGGAACTGGATGTTAGAAGGATACGAAGAACTTGCAGCGGATTATCCAAATTATCAACAATTTGTTTATGATGGTTTGGATGGTTTAAAAACGGGCTCCACTCCTTTTGCAGGTTATAATTTTACGGGAACAGCGATTAGAGATGGGCAACGCTTTATATCTGTTGTTATGAATACAGGTTCCCAATCCGAACGATTCAAAGAAACAAGAAAGATTCTAGATTTCGCTTTTAATAATTTTAAAAAAGAAGAAATTATTCCAAAGAACTATCAGGTTAAGGGCAAAAAGACTTTACCTGTAATTAAGGGTAAAGAAGATCAAGTGAAAATTTATACAAAAGATGCTGTTAACATGGTTGTAAAGAACGGGGAAAAGGATAATTTCAAAACCGTTTTAACACTCGATAAAAAGAAGGTTAATAAACAAGGCGAACTTACGGCACCTATTAAAAAGGGTGAAAAGGTTGGAACTTTATCCATTCAATCTAAAGAGGCTGAAAGTTTAGGGTTTTTAACAGATAAAGGGCAGAACAATATTACCGTTGATGTCATTGCAGCTGAGGATGTTGAGAAGGCAAATTGGTTCGTTCTAATGTTGAGGGGAATCGGCGGATTCTTTGGAGACCTTTGGGGAGGCATCTCTTCCACGGTTAAAGGTTGGTTTTAA
- the pdxS gene encoding pyridoxal 5'-phosphate synthase lyase subunit PdxS, with amino-acid sequence MKTGTDRVKRGMAEMQKGGVIMDVVNAEQARIAEEAGAVAVMALERVPSDIRAAGGVARMADPRIIEEVLNSVSIPVMAKARIGHIVEARVLEAMGVDYIDESEVLTPADEEYHLYKSDFTVPFVCGCRDLGEAARRIGEGASMLRTKGEPGTGNIVEAVRHMRKVNGQVRKVVGMNEDELMTEAKLLGAPFELLLEIKRLGRLPVVNFAAGGIATPADAALMMQLGADGVFVGSGIFKSENPAKFARAIVEATTHYQDYKLIAELSKDLGAPMKGIEISSLAPEARMQDRGW; translated from the coding sequence ATGAAAACAGGTACAGATCGAGTTAAACGCGGAATGGCCGAAATGCAAAAAGGCGGCGTCATCATGGACGTTGTTAATGCAGAGCAGGCAAGAATTGCTGAAGAGGCTGGTGCGGTTGCGGTAATGGCTCTAGAGCGTGTACCATCTGACATCCGTGCAGCAGGCGGTGTTGCCAGAATGGCTGACCCTAGAATTATTGAAGAAGTACTAAATTCAGTATCAATCCCTGTAATGGCGAAGGCAAGAATTGGCCATATTGTTGAAGCACGTGTCCTAGAAGCAATGGGGGTAGACTATATTGATGAAAGTGAAGTTTTAACCCCAGCGGATGAAGAGTACCATTTATATAAAAGTGATTTTACCGTTCCATTTGTTTGCGGCTGCCGTGACCTTGGTGAGGCTGCCCGCAGGATTGGTGAAGGAGCTTCTATGCTTCGTACGAAAGGTGAGCCTGGAACAGGTAATATCGTTGAAGCCGTTCGCCATATGCGCAAAGTAAACGGTCAGGTTCGTAAAGTAGTAGGAATGAATGAAGATGAGCTTATGACAGAAGCAAAGCTATTAGGAGCACCATTTGAATTACTTCTTGAAATTAAGCGTCTTGGCCGCCTTCCAGTGGTTAACTTTGCGGCTGGCGGAATTGCAACTCCTGCTGATGCAGCATTGATGATGCAGTTAGGTGCAGACGGAGTATTCGTAGGTTCAGGAATTTTTAAATCAGAGAATCCAGCAAAGTTTGCAAGAGCGATTGTGGAAGCTACAACTCATTACCAAGACTACAAATTGATTGCAGAGCTTTCTAAGGACTTAGGAGCACCAATGAAAGGTATCGAAATTTCATCCTTGGCTCCTGAAGCTCGCATGCAAGATAGAGGCTGGTAA
- the pdxT gene encoding pyridoxal 5'-phosphate synthase glutaminase subunit PdxT, translating into MKIGVLALQGAVREHIRSIEECGVEAVAIKRKEELKGIDGLILPGGESTAMRRLIDKYDFMDALKEFAAEGKPMFGTCAGLILLAKNLVGHEPHIGVMDITVERNSFGRQVDSFEADLAIKDVADSFPAVFIRAPHIVEAGSEVEILSKHNDRIVAAREGQYLGCSFHPELTDKHELTAYFVDMVKEAKAKQLV; encoded by the coding sequence GTGAAAATAGGGGTACTTGCTTTACAGGGGGCTGTTCGTGAACATATTCGCTCTATTGAGGAATGTGGGGTCGAAGCTGTTGCCATTAAGCGAAAAGAAGAATTAAAAGGAATTGATGGCTTGATCCTTCCCGGTGGTGAAAGCACTGCGATGCGCCGCTTGATTGATAAATATGATTTCATGGATGCACTTAAGGAATTTGCTGCTGAAGGTAAACCGATGTTCGGTACATGTGCAGGTCTTATTCTATTAGCGAAAAACCTAGTTGGTCATGAACCTCATATTGGTGTGATGGACATTACGGTTGAACGCAATTCTTTTGGCCGCCAAGTCGATAGCTTTGAGGCAGACCTTGCGATCAAGGATGTGGCTGACAGCTTCCCTGCAGTCTTTATCCGTGCACCTCATATCGTTGAAGCTGGTTCAGAAGTAGAAATTCTTTCAAAGCACAATGACCGCATTGTGGCCGCACGTGAAGGTCAATACCTTGGCTGCTCGTTCCATCCAGAATTAACAGATAAGCATGAGCTTACGGCTTACTTTGTTGATATGGTAAAGGAAGCAAAAGCAAAACAATTGGTATAA
- the serS gene encoding serine--tRNA ligase, giving the protein MLDIKVLRANFAEVKEKLQHRGEDLTDLGKFEDLDQRRRDLIVEAEQLKSKRNEVSQQVAALKREKADADHLILEMREVGDRIKVLDEELRSVEETLDLLLMSIPNIPHESVPVGETEDENVEIRKWGHVRDFDFEAKPHWDVADHLGILDFERAGKVTGSRFVFYKGLGARLERALMNFMLDLHVDEHGYKEILPPYMVNRASMTGTGQLPKFEEDAFLIENEDYFLIPTAEVPVTNLHRDEILSGNELPIRFAAYSACFRSEAGSAGRDTRGLIRQHQFNKVELVKFVKPEDSYEELEKLTSDAERVLQLLELPYRVLSMCTGDLGFTAAKKYDIEVWIPSYGTYREISSCSNFEAFQARRANIRFRRDPKAKPEHVHTLNGSGLAIGRTVAAILENYQQEDGSVVIPEVLRPYMGNKEVIVPE; this is encoded by the coding sequence ATGTTAGATATTAAAGTATTACGAGCTAATTTTGCAGAGGTTAAGGAAAAACTTCAACACCGCGGGGAGGACCTAACAGACCTTGGTAAATTTGAGGACTTAGATCAGCGCAGACGTGATTTAATTGTTGAGGCTGAGCAGTTAAAAAGCAAACGGAACGAGGTTTCCCAGCAGGTAGCTGCTTTAAAGCGTGAGAAGGCCGATGCTGACCATCTTATTTTGGAAATGCGTGAGGTCGGTGATAGAATTAAAGTATTGGATGAGGAGCTCCGCAGTGTCGAGGAAACGCTTGATTTGTTGTTAATGAGCATTCCGAATATTCCCCATGAAAGTGTTCCAGTTGGTGAAACAGAGGATGAAAACGTAGAAATAAGAAAATGGGGACATGTTCGCGACTTTGACTTTGAAGCGAAGCCGCACTGGGACGTTGCGGACCATTTGGGGATTCTTGACTTTGAACGTGCGGGCAAAGTTACCGGCAGCCGTTTTGTTTTTTATAAAGGGCTTGGGGCTCGCTTAGAGCGTGCACTTATGAATTTTATGCTCGACCTGCATGTGGATGAGCATGGCTATAAAGAAATTTTACCGCCTTATATGGTTAACCGTGCAAGCATGACAGGTACAGGACAGCTGCCAAAATTCGAGGAAGATGCATTTTTAATTGAAAATGAAGATTACTTCTTAATTCCAACAGCAGAGGTGCCTGTCACCAATCTCCATCGTGATGAAATACTAAGCGGGAATGAACTTCCAATCCGCTTTGCGGCGTACAGTGCATGCTTCCGTTCTGAAGCTGGCTCTGCAGGGCGTGATACCCGCGGATTAATTCGTCAGCACCAATTTAACAAGGTGGAACTAGTGAAGTTTGTTAAGCCAGAGGATTCTTATGAGGAACTTGAGAAACTGACAAGTGATGCAGAGCGCGTCCTTCAATTACTCGAGTTACCATACCGTGTGTTGAGCATGTGTACCGGTGACCTCGGCTTTACGGCTGCCAAAAAGTACGATATTGAGGTATGGATTCCAAGCTATGGTACCTACCGTGAAATTTCTTCTTGCAGTAATTTCGAAGCTTTCCAAGCGCGTCGTGCCAATATTCGCTTCCGACGTGATCCAAAGGCAAAACCTGAACATGTTCATACCCTAAATGGATCTGGCTTGGCAATTGGAAGAACAGTCGCTGCTATCTTAGAAAATTACCAGCAGGAGGATGGCAGTGTGGTCATCCCGGAAGTGTTACGTCCGTATATGGGGAATAAAGAAGTTATTGTGCCAGAATAA
- a CDS encoding deoxynucleoside kinase, with protein MSIVIGGMIGLGKTSVADTLNAHFQKSGIESKVFYEAVDDNPILPLYYELTPEELDARRIPFLLQLFFLNKRFKTVKDCVSWREPIYTIQDRSIYEDWYFAYVNKNLGRISELEFKIYEDLVENMMEELNELPKKAPDLMVYLKGSFETVIDRIMARGRSFEINPELKEYYFEVWKGYDEWVINNYNASDVLIIDMDNTDVVKRPEDAIRVCREVDERLKELLNMTKAHIG; from the coding sequence GTGAGTATCGTTATTGGTGGTATGATAGGTCTTGGTAAAACTAGTGTAGCTGATACATTAAATGCACATTTTCAAAAAAGCGGCATTGAGAGTAAGGTTTTTTATGAGGCTGTTGATGATAATCCAATCCTTCCTCTCTATTACGAATTAACACCTGAAGAATTAGACGCAAGAAGAATTCCTTTCCTTTTACAATTGTTTTTCTTAAATAAACGATTTAAAACGGTTAAAGATTGTGTGAGTTGGAGAGAACCTATTTACACGATTCAAGATCGTTCTATTTATGAAGATTGGTATTTTGCATATGTAAATAAAAATCTAGGCAGAATATCTGAACTCGAATTTAAAATATATGAAGATTTAGTTGAAAACATGATGGAAGAGTTAAATGAACTTCCTAAAAAGGCTCCTGATTTAATGGTTTATTTAAAAGGCTCTTTTGAGACGGTAATTGATCGTATTATGGCCCGAGGCAGAAGCTTTGAAATTAACCCTGAACTGAAAGAATATTACTTTGAGGTTTGGAAGGGTTATGATGAGTGGGTTATTAATAATTATAATGCTAGTGATGTCTTGATTATTGACATGGACAATACGGATGTTGTTAAAAGACCAGAAGATGCGATAAGAGTATGTCGTGAAGTGGATGAGCGATTAAAGGAACTTTTAAATATGACAAAAGCACATATTGGGTAA
- a CDS encoding deoxynucleoside kinase, protein MGYTPFITVEGPIGVGKTSLAKAISDHFHFALLKEIVDENPFLGKFYDNIEEWSFQTEMFFLCNRYKQLGDINTHFLSKSQAVVADYNILKNLIFAQRTLNPDEYQKYYKIYQLLTEDMPKPNVIIYLNASLDTLLKRIKIRGREVEKNISPLYLEQLSIDYEQTITRFEQTHPEIPVLRFNGDELDFVKNEDDLNFIIEKLIGSLKKSSTTNTV, encoded by the coding sequence ATGGGGTATACTCCCTTTATAACCGTTGAAGGGCCGATTGGTGTAGGAAAGACATCTCTCGCAAAAGCCATTTCAGATCATTTTCATTTTGCATTATTAAAAGAAATCGTTGATGAAAATCCATTTTTGGGGAAGTTTTATGACAATATTGAGGAATGGAGTTTCCAAACGGAAATGTTTTTCCTATGCAATCGCTATAAGCAATTAGGGGATATAAATACCCACTTCTTAAGTAAAAGTCAGGCTGTTGTAGCAGATTACAATATTTTAAAGAACTTAATTTTTGCCCAGAGGACTTTAAACCCCGATGAATATCAAAAATACTATAAAATATATCAGCTCCTAACAGAAGACATGCCAAAGCCAAATGTAATTATCTATCTCAATGCGAGTCTAGATACTCTTCTAAAGCGAATTAAAATAAGAGGACGCGAAGTAGAGAAAAATATCAGTCCCTTATATTTAGAGCAGCTATCCATTGATTACGAACAAACGATAACGAGGTTTGAGCAAACACATCCAGAAATTCCGGTTCTGCGCTTTAATGGTGATGAATTAGATTTTGTTAAAAATGAAGATGATTTAAATTTTATTATTGAAAAGCTTATAGGCTCATTAAAAAAAAGCAGCACGACAAACACAGTATGA
- a CDS encoding glycoside hydrolase family 18 protein produces the protein MQIHVVKSNESLTTIARTYNTTVNDIVEANDIPNPNNLVVGQAMVIPIVGSFYYVQPGDSLWSIGQKTGVPYQQIASVNHISLNQQLYVGFRLYIPQASKRRAEFNAYVEPRGTSVAPILESSAREAAPYLTYLAPFSFQALRDGSLKEPLLNNFPAIARANRNVLMMVINNQENDQFNDELGRILLNDIPIQDRFLNNIVATAKKYGFRDIHFDFEFLRPADREAYNAFLRKAKARFQREGWLMSTALAPKTSATQKGKWYEGHDYRAHGQIADFVVIMTYEWGYSGGPAMAVSPIDQVRRVLEYAITEMPPNKIMMGQNLYGYDWTLPFVQGSVAKAVSPQQAIELAARYRVPIQYDTKAQAPFFRYTAEDGKRHEVWFEDARSIQAKFNLIKELKIRGMSYWKLGLAFPQNWLLIVENFNVVKRG, from the coding sequence ATGCAAATTCATGTTGTGAAAAGTAATGAATCCTTAACAACCATTGCCAGGACATATAACACAACGGTTAATGATATTGTTGAAGCAAATGACATCCCTAATCCAAATAATCTTGTCGTCGGTCAAGCAATGGTGATTCCGATCGTTGGCAGTTTTTATTATGTACAGCCAGGTGACAGTCTATGGTCTATCGGACAAAAAACAGGCGTGCCTTATCAACAAATTGCTTCAGTTAATCATATTTCATTAAACCAGCAGCTCTATGTTGGATTTCGTCTTTATATTCCTCAGGCATCTAAAAGAAGAGCAGAGTTTAATGCATATGTAGAACCCCGTGGTACATCTGTAGCCCCCATCTTAGAAAGCAGTGCACGGGAAGCAGCGCCCTACTTAACCTACCTGGCACCATTTAGCTTTCAAGCTCTTCGTGATGGATCTTTAAAGGAACCCTTATTAAATAATTTTCCAGCCATTGCGAGAGCCAATCGAAATGTTTTAATGATGGTCATCAATAACCAAGAAAATGACCAATTTAACGATGAATTAGGCCGTATTTTACTTAATGATATCCCAATCCAAGATAGATTCTTAAATAATATTGTGGCTACTGCAAAGAAATACGGGTTTCGAGATATTCATTTTGATTTTGAATTTTTACGGCCCGCAGACCGGGAAGCCTATAACGCATTTTTACGAAAAGCAAAGGCACGGTTCCAAAGGGAGGGCTGGTTAATGTCAACTGCTCTTGCCCCTAAAACTAGTGCCACCCAAAAGGGAAAGTGGTATGAAGGCCATGACTATCGGGCACACGGTCAGATTGCTGATTTTGTTGTTATTATGACCTACGAGTGGGGCTACAGTGGCGGTCCTGCCATGGCCGTTTCCCCCATTGATCAGGTTCGAAGAGTGTTAGAATATGCGATAACGGAAATGCCCCCGAATAAAATTATGATGGGACAGAACTTATATGGATACGACTGGACACTTCCATTTGTTCAAGGCTCTGTAGCAAAAGCAGTTAGTCCACAACAAGCAATTGAACTTGCAGCTAGATACAGAGTTCCGATTCAGTATGATACAAAGGCACAGGCTCCTTTTTTCCGATATACTGCTGAAGACGGCAAGCGGCATGAGGTTTGGTTTGAGGATGCCCGCTCCATTCAGGCAAAGTTTAATTTGATTAAAGAGTTAAAGATTCGAGGTATGAGTTATTGGAAGCTTGGCTTAGCGTTTCCGCAAAATTGGCTGTTAATTGTTGAAAATTTCAATGTGGTCAAAAGAGGTTAA
- the tadA gene encoding tRNA adenosine(34) deaminase TadA gives MTIEEFTDEYYMREAIKEAKKAEDLREVPIGAILVIDGKIISRAHNLRESKQSAVAHAELLAIEQACKETGSWRLENAHLYVTLEPCAMCSGAIILSRVSRVVFGASDPKGGCAGTFMNLLQDERFNHQSEVKSGVLEAECGQLLSDFFRKLREQRKLVKKQPLQEFTIDKD, from the coding sequence ATGACAATTGAAGAATTTACTGATGAATACTATATGAGAGAAGCTATTAAGGAAGCGAAGAAGGCAGAAGATTTACGAGAGGTGCCAATTGGAGCAATTCTCGTTATCGATGGAAAAATTATTTCCCGCGCACATAATTTACGTGAAAGTAAACAAAGTGCGGTTGCCCATGCTGAGCTCCTTGCGATTGAACAGGCATGTAAAGAAACAGGTTCATGGCGTCTGGAGAATGCACATCTATATGTCACTCTAGAGCCCTGTGCAATGTGCTCAGGAGCAATTATCCTATCAAGGGTCAGCAGAGTAGTTTTTGGTGCATCAGATCCAAAAGGAGGATGCGCAGGAACGTTTATGAATCTCCTGCAGGATGAACGGTTCAATCATCAAAGTGAAGTAAAGAGCGGTGTGCTGGAAGCAGAGTGCGGTCAGTTACTTTCTGACTTCTTTCGTAAGCTGCGAGAACAAAGGAAATTAGTAAAAAAACAGCCCTTACAGGAATTTACAATTGATAAAGATTGA